A section of the Anabaena cylindrica PCC 7122 genome encodes:
- a CDS encoding (Fe-S)-binding protein, whose amino-acid sequence MQVSDGAVNNVASIKNLKGFDEIHPPDPKLIDSCVHCGFCLSTCPSYRILGKEMDSPRGRIYLMDAINEGEIALNTATVEHFDSCLGCLACVSTCPSGVQYDKLISATRHQVERNYNRSLPDKLVRQLIFSLFPNPDLLRILLFPLLVYQKLGISKLLQATGLIKAISPRLAAMESILPQISLKSFQDNLPDVIPAQGEKRYRVGVILGCVQRLFFSPVNEATVRVLTANGCEVIIPKSQGCCAALPEHQGQTEQAKVLARQMIDSFADTHVDFIIINAAGCGHTLKEYGHILADDPEYAEKAKAFAAKVKDAQEFLINVGLTAKLSPLTDKNLTLVYQDACHLLHGQKISVQPRQLLRKIPGVTLREPIDAALCCGSAGVYNMLQPEVAEELGKQKVQNLLNTGAELIASANPGCTLQISKYLPDQKISVMHPMELLDYSIQGVKLEI is encoded by the coding sequence ATGCAAGTTTCAGATGGTGCTGTTAATAATGTTGCTAGTATTAAGAATTTAAAGGGGTTTGATGAAATTCATCCTCCTGATCCAAAGTTGATTGATAGTTGTGTTCATTGTGGGTTTTGTCTCTCTACTTGTCCTAGTTATCGGATTTTAGGTAAGGAGATGGATTCACCAAGGGGACGCATTTATTTAATGGATGCTATTAATGAAGGTGAAATTGCTTTAAATACCGCAACTGTGGAACATTTTGATTCTTGTTTGGGTTGTCTGGCTTGTGTGTCAACTTGTCCCTCTGGTGTGCAGTATGATAAGTTGATTTCGGCAACTCGGCATCAGGTTGAGAGGAATTATAACCGCAGTTTACCTGATAAGTTAGTGCGTCAATTGATTTTTTCTCTGTTTCCCAATCCTGATCTTTTAAGAATTTTACTTTTTCCCTTATTGGTTTATCAAAAGTTGGGAATTTCTAAGTTATTGCAAGCTACTGGGTTAATTAAAGCTATATCTCCTCGGTTAGCAGCAATGGAATCTATTTTACCACAAATTAGTCTCAAATCTTTTCAGGATAATTTACCGGATGTGATTCCGGCTCAAGGTGAAAAAAGATATCGCGTTGGGGTAATTTTGGGATGTGTGCAACGTCTGTTTTTCTCTCCTGTCAATGAAGCAACGGTGAGGGTTTTAACTGCAAATGGTTGTGAAGTAATTATTCCTAAATCTCAAGGTTGTTGTGCTGCGCTTCCTGAACACCAAGGACAAACTGAACAAGCGAAGGTTTTAGCAAGACAAATGATTGATAGTTTTGCTGATACTCATGTGGATTTTATCATTATCAATGCTGCTGGTTGTGGTCATACTTTAAAAGAATATGGTCACATTTTAGCTGATGATCCAGAGTATGCAGAAAAAGCAAAAGCATTTGCAGCAAAAGTTAAAGATGCACAAGAATTTTTAATTAATGTGGGTTTAACTGCTAAACTTTCACCTCTAACTGATAAGAATTTAACTTTGGTTTATCAAGATGCTTGTCATTTATTACATGGACAAAAGATTAGTGTTCAACCCCGTCAGTTATTAAGAAAAATTCCGGGTGTGACTTTAAGAGAACCAATAGACGCGGCTTTATGTTGTGGTAGTGCCGGGGTTTATAATATGCTGCAACCGGAAGTTGCTGAAGAACTAGGTAAGCAAAAAGTACAAAATTTATTAAATACAGGTGCTGAGTTAATTGCTTCTGCAAATCCTGGTTGTACATTGCAAATTAGTAAATATTTACCAGATCAGAAAATTTCGGTAATGCACCCAATGGAGTTGTTAGATTATTCAATTCAGGGTGTGAAGTTGGAGATTTAG